A genome region from Conger conger chromosome 16, fConCon1.1, whole genome shotgun sequence includes the following:
- the kdelr3 gene encoding ER lumen protein-retaining receptor 3 isoform X2: MSVTFKCRGKSTFKGISGKSQVLFGLVFTTRYLDLFTSFISVYNTVMKVVFLVLAYATVYLIYLRFRSSYDSESDSFRVEFLLVPVAGLSFLENYAFSPLEILWTFSIYLESVAILPQLFMITKTGEAESITTHYLFFLGLYRALYLANWVWRYHTEGFFDQIAVVSGVVQTIFYCDFFYLYFTKVLRGSGKMTLPMPV, encoded by the exons GTATTTCAGGGAAGAGCCAGGTGTTGTTCGGACTGGTTTTCACCACCCGCTACTTGGACCTGTTCACCAGCTTCATCTCAGTCTACAATACAGTCATGAAG GTTGTGTTCCTGGTTCTGGCCTACGCGACGGTCTACCTGATCTACCTCAGATTCCGGAGCTCCTACGACTCTGAGAGCGACTCCTTCCGGGTGGAGTTCCTCCTGGTCCCTGTGGCCGGGCTGTCGTTCCTGGAGAACTACGCCTTCTCCCCGCTGGAG ATCCTGTGGACCTTCTCCATCTACCTGGAGTCGGTGGCCATATTGCCCCAGCTCTTCATGATCACCAAAACGGGGGAGGCAGAGTCTATCACCACGCACTACCTGTTCTTCCTGGGCCTGTACCGCGCCCTCTACCTGGCCAACTGGGTGTGGCGGTACCACACGGAGGGTTTCTTTGACCAGATCGCCGTGGTTTCCGGCGTGGTTCAGACCATCTTCTACTGTGACTTCTTCTACCTCTACTTCACCAAGG tGCTGAGGGGTAGTGGTAAAATGACCCTGCCCATGCCAGTGTGA
- the LOC133113922 gene encoding GTPase IMAP family member 4-like, with protein sequence MESAPSETPSDADSAGVSADCAVPLDPPLAELRMVLLGKTGVGKSLAGNAILGRAAFRVDVSPRSVTGECQRQSGTLSGRVVTVTDTPGFFDTELSTREVLAEMGRCVVLSAPGPHAVLVVVQLGRFTQEDRDSLEWVRATFGGSTSAYTMVLFTWGDQLRGKSIEDFLKESEELMEFVASCGGGYHVFDNSGTDAGNQVTELLLKVERMVEGNGGGCYTNEMYREAERAIRQEQDRLRKERGAELSRKGEELRKSRVEDTERARQEMEERRREEERERKRAEKLFWCELVTAMGKGAAEGAGVSGKGGKKTKAVQKAAAIASTPLSLTSAAKVVGGAMREGCKVLYKHRKMLPH encoded by the exons ATGGAGTCAGCACCAAGCGAAACACCAAGCGACG CGGACAGCGCCGGTGTTTCAGCAGATTGTGCAGTGCCTCTGGATCCCCCTCTCGCTGAATTGAGGATGGTGCTGCTCGGGAAGACCGGGGTGGGGAAGAGCTTGGCGGGGAACGCCATCCTGGGTCGGGCTGCGTTCCGGGTCGACGTGTCGCCCCGGTCTGTGACCGGCGAGTGCCAGAGGCAGAGCGGGACTCTGTCTGGGAGGGTCGTCACGGTGACGGACACCCCGGGGTTCTTCGACACCGAGCTCTCCACGCGCGAGGTGCTGGCTGAGATGGGCCGGTGCGTCGTCCTGTCCGCTCCGGGGCCCCACGCCGTCCTGGTGGTTGTGCAGCTGGGCCGGTTCACACAGGAGGACCGGGACAGCCTGGAGTGGGTGCGGGCCACTTTCGGAGGGAGCACCTCGGCCTACACCATGGTCCTGTTCACGTGGGGGGACCAGCTGAGAGGGAAGAGCATCGAGGACTTCCTGAAGGAGAGCGAGGAGCTCATGGAGTTTGTGGCGAGCTGCGGGGGGGGGTATCACGTGTTTGACAACAGTGGGACGGACGCGGGGAACCAGGTCACCGAGCTCCTGCTGAAGGTGGAGAGAATGGTGGAGGGGAATGGAGGCGGCTGCTACACCAATGAGATGTACCGGGAGGCGGAGCGAGCCATCCGGCAGGAACAGGATAGGTtaaggaaagaaagaggggCGGAGCTATCCCGGAAGGGGGAGGAGTTGAGGAAGAGCCGGGTGGAGGACACAGAGAGGGCGAggcaggagatggaggagaggagaagagaggaagagagggagaggaagagagctgAGAAGCTGTTCTGGTGTGAACTGGTGACGGCGATGGGGAAGGGGGCGGCGGAGGGGGCTGGTGTGTCGGGCAAAGGGGGCAAAAAGACGAAAGCCGTGCAGAAAGCGGCGGCCATCGCCTCCACACCCCTCTCACTGACCTCCGCAGCCAAAGTGGTGGGAGGAGCCATGAGGGAGGGATGCAAAGTGCTTTATAAACATCGCAAAATGCTCCCGCACTGA